The Flavobacteriales bacterium genome contains a region encoding:
- a CDS encoding DUF5103 domain-containing protein, giving the protein MKNTLALSIFCCGLLFSCGGSKKTAQFDESLYDDESSESLAIDEIEEVDTISQDLILENTLRYENAIYEPSIHSVQLHPLRFEMGNPLIHLSFKDSLLLSFDDLSSDPQNYAYTLIHCNADWTPSDLMESEYLEGFYEEPITDYQFSFNTIQNYVHYQTVIPSANLKPSLSGNYLLIVFPENQRDQPILSQRMMIMDEKVSVKGSVKRATDLEQRNYQHEIDFSIHHSGYEIENPFGDIMPVITQNSRWDNAISGLQAVFVKDEEIVYDYEDENLFDGGNEYRFFDIQSLRYLSERLADISFESDTHKVVLRTDEARRFQRYSGLVQDINGKRLIRVQEGSRNAIEADYALVRFTLPYEHEISHGDLYVFGQISDYGFPESHRMTYNAEKNQYETNIYLKQGYYNYEYVLKKYEGGNINKFIEGTHYQTVNDYHIYIYHRPTGESYDQLIGIQKLTSKDLL; this is encoded by the coding sequence TTGAAAAATACTTTAGCACTATCAATATTCTGTTGTGGATTACTTTTTTCTTGCGGCGGCTCTAAAAAAACAGCACAATTTGACGAATCTTTATACGATGATGAAAGCTCTGAAAGTTTAGCAATCGATGAAATAGAAGAAGTCGATACGATTAGCCAAGACCTTATTTTAGAAAATACTTTACGTTATGAAAATGCCATTTATGAGCCTTCTATTCACAGTGTACAGCTTCATCCCCTACGTTTTGAAATGGGAAATCCACTCATACACCTTTCTTTCAAAGACAGTCTTCTACTCTCTTTTGATGACCTTAGTAGCGACCCACAAAACTACGCCTACACCCTAATTCATTGTAATGCCGACTGGACGCCTTCCGACCTCATGGAGAGTGAATATTTAGAGGGTTTTTATGAAGAACCCATCACAGATTATCAATTTTCATTTAACACCATACAAAATTATGTCCATTACCAAACTGTTATCCCTAGTGCTAACTTAAAACCTAGCCTTTCTGGAAATTACCTGCTTATTGTTTTTCCAGAAAATCAAAGAGACCAACCTATCCTTAGTCAAAGAATGATGATAATGGACGAAAAAGTATCGGTTAAAGGCAGTGTCAAACGAGCCACAGATTTAGAACAACGCAACTACCAACACGAAATAGACTTTAGCATACATCACAGCGGCTATGAGATAGAAAATCCATTCGGTGACATAATGCCTGTTATCACTCAAAATTCTAGATGGGACAATGCCATTAGCGGTTTACAAGCTGTCTTTGTAAAAGATGAAGAAATCGTTTACGATTACGAAGACGAAAACCTTTTTGACGGCGGTAACGAATACCGATTTTTTGATATACAAAGTTTGCGTTATCTTTCTGAACGATTAGCCGATATTAGCTTTGAATCCGACACCCACAAAGTAGTATTAAGAACTGACGAAGCTAGACGTTTTCAACGTTACTCGGGCTTAGTACAAGACATCAATGGTAAGCGTTTGATACGAGTACAAGAAGGCTCAAGAAATGCCATAGAAGCCGATTATGCTTTAGTACGTTTTACACTTCCGTACGAGCATGAAATTAGTCATGGTGACCTTTATGTTTTCGGACAAATTAGCGACTATGGTTTTCCAGAAAGTCATCGCATGACTTACAATGCAGAAAAAAACCAATACGAAACCAATATATACCTCAAACAAGGTTATTATAATTACGAATACGTCCTTAAAAAATACGAAGGTGGCAATATCAACAAATTCATAGAAGGCACACATTACCAAACTGTAAACGATTACCACATATATATATATCATAGACCAACAGGAGAATCGTACGACCAGTTGATAGGAATTCAAAAACTGACTTCAAAAGACTTGTTATGA
- the pruA gene encoding L-glutamate gamma-semialdehyde dehydrogenase yields MSKGVFNVPVATNEPVKSYEPGSPEREELLSTYQAMYNSTIDVPLYIGGKTIHTSEKINMVPPHDHQHVLGQYSMATAEHVNMAIDAALEAREEWASMPWHQRVAIFLKAADLLAGPFRAKINAATMLAQSKNVFQAEIDAACELIDFFKFNAEYVTQLYGEQPESAPGMWNRLEHRPLEGFVLAITPFNFTSICANLCAAPAMMGNVIVWKPAGTQVYSAKVIMDLFKAAGLPDGVINLVPVSGPVLGDVVFNHKDFAGLHFTGSTGVFRHLWKTIGNNIEKYRSYPRIVGETGGKDFIVAHESAVPAEVATGISRGAFEYQGQKCSAASRAYIPSNMWEEVKTQIVADANSFKMGSPEDPSNFINAVIDEKAFDRIAQYIDYVKEQSDAEIIVGGGYDKSKGYFIEPTIVLTSNPKFRTLCEEIFGPVITIYVYEPKDWKATLELVDNTSEYALTGAIFSTDRYAIEEASKALENAAGNFYINDKPTGAVVGQQPFGGARGSGTNDKAGSILNLLRWVSPRTIKETFVPAQDYRYPFLG; encoded by the coding sequence ATGTCAAAAGGCGTTTTTAATGTACCCGTAGCTACTAACGAACCCGTAAAATCATACGAGCCAGGTAGTCCTGAACGAGAAGAATTATTGAGCACATACCAAGCTATGTATAATTCAACCATAGATGTACCACTATACATTGGTGGTAAAACAATTCACACATCAGAAAAAATCAATATGGTTCCTCCACATGATCATCAACATGTTTTAGGACAATACAGTATGGCTACTGCAGAACACGTCAATATGGCTATTGATGCGGCCTTAGAGGCTAGAGAGGAATGGGCATCTATGCCTTGGCACCAAAGGGTGGCTATCTTTTTAAAAGCTGCCGATTTATTGGCTGGACCGTTCCGAGCAAAAATTAATGCTGCTACTATGTTAGCACAATCCAAAAATGTCTTTCAAGCCGAGATAGATGCCGCTTGTGAACTCATAGACTTTTTCAAATTCAATGCGGAATACGTCACTCAATTGTATGGTGAGCAACCCGAATCTGCACCGGGCATGTGGAACAGATTAGAACACCGACCATTGGAGGGTTTTGTTTTGGCCATTACACCTTTTAACTTCACTTCTATCTGTGCTAACCTTTGTGCTGCACCTGCTATGATGGGTAATGTCATTGTATGGAAACCGGCTGGCACTCAAGTATATTCGGCTAAGGTCATAATGGATTTGTTTAAAGCCGCAGGACTTCCTGATGGCGTTATTAATTTAGTACCAGTAAGCGGTCCTGTTTTAGGCGATGTGGTATTCAATCACAAAGATTTTGCCGGCTTACATTTTACGGGTTCTACAGGCGTATTCAGACACCTTTGGAAAACCATAGGTAACAACATAGAAAAATACAGAAGCTACCCCAGAATAGTTGGCGAAACAGGTGGTAAGGACTTTATCGTAGCTCACGAATCGGCAGTTCCTGCTGAAGTGGCTACAGGTATTTCAAGAGGTGCTTTTGAGTACCAAGGACAAAAATGTTCGGCAGCATCAAGAGCTTATATCCCTTCTAATATGTGGGAAGAAGTCAAAACTCAAATTGTGGCAGATGCCAACTCCTTTAAAATGGGAAGTCCTGAAGACCCTTCCAACTTCATCAATGCTGTCATAGACGAAAAGGCATTCGATAGAATTGCACAATACATTGACTACGTCAAGGAACAATCCGATGCTGAAATTATTGTTGGTGGTGGATACGATAAATCTAAAGGCTACTTCATAGAACCAACCATAGTGCTGACGAGCAATCCTAAATTCAGAACCTTGTGTGAAGAAATTTTTGGACCTGTCATTACCATTTACGTTTACGAGCCTAAAGATTGGAAGGCCACTCTAGAATTGGTGGACAATACAAGTGAATACGCGCTTACAGGTGCTATTTTCTCTACTGACAGATATGCTATTGAAGAAGCCTCTAAAGCTTTGGAAAATGCAGCCGGTAACTTCTACATCAACGATAAGCCAACAGGGGCTGTTGTAGGACAACAACCTTTTGGTGGTGCTAGAGGTTCTGGAACTAACGATAAGGCAGGGTCTATACTCAACCTATTGCGTTGGGTATCGCCACGCACCATTAAGGAAACCTTTGTTCCTGCTCAAGACTACAGGTATCCATTTTTAGGATAA
- a CDS encoding septum formation initiator family protein, whose amino-acid sequence MLKEYYDKLPPILKNKFILVTLILIVWVAFFDSNNWIKQAKLKSEIEDLKEQKNYYQDEIEKDSIALFDLTNNQETQEKFAREKYLMKKENEDVIVIIDSDE is encoded by the coding sequence ATGTTGAAAGAGTATTACGATAAATTACCCCCTATCTTGAAGAACAAGTTTATACTTGTTACGCTAATCCTTATCGTATGGGTAGCCTTTTTTGACTCCAACAACTGGATAAAACAAGCCAAACTGAAATCCGAAATTGAGGATTTGAAAGAACAAAAAAATTACTACCAAGACGAAATAGAAAAAGATAGTATTGCTCTATTCGACCTGACCAACAATCAAGAAACGCAAGAGAAATTTGCTAGAGAAAAGTACTTGATGAAAAAGGAAAACGAAGACGTCATAGTTATCATAGATTCGGATGAATAA
- the scpA gene encoding methylmalonyl-CoA mutase yields the protein MNKLFSEFAAVSSQQWKDKLCADLKGKTFESLISSEGTLPFYHSDTHKHFKPLPITESWESVQWIDGSDPKKGNQQALEALQNGMTALCFSNPQELKTLLQDVLIQHIRVDFENYSKESIQEFEDLVQERGLNPEDILGAFHGQENKGNLPNYVYHTVFVDDIYQAIEEGQLSSQYVFTIGSDYFKEIAKMRAFFIAFETINKTIPFILAQTTLANKTTEQPYNNLLRTTTESMSAIFGGCDALMIRPYNQSFEEVTDFSNRLARNQHHILREESFLEKVQDPSAGSYYLEALTQGFLQSERQEGKVENIEQPLWHTAEQIAVKSKYTKEDIQDLEHIHFGAGIAPNLRGPYSSMYVSRPWTIRQYAGFSTAQESNAFYRRNLAAGQKGLSVAFDLATHRGYDSDHPRVEGDVGKAGVAIDSITDMNVLFDGIPLDKMSVSMTMNGAVLPIMAFYIVAAQQQGVDQKDLAGTIQNDILKEFMVRNTYIYPPQHSMRIISDIFKYTSEHMPKFNSISISGYHMQEAGATADIELAYTLADGLEYIRKGIEAGMDIDTFAPRLSFFWGIGMNHFMEIAKMRAARMLWAKIVKQFNPKNPKSLALRTHCQTSGWSLTEQDPFNNISRTCIEAMSAVMGGTQSLHTNALDEAIALPTDFSAKIARDTQIYLQNDIGLCQTVDPWGGSYYVEKLTHDIAQRAWEHIQEIEELGGMAKAIETGLPKMRIEEAAARKQARIDSAKDTIVGVNAYKNKSEEQDLDILEVDNTAVRLSQIKKLQELKDQRDEVAVQQALDAISQACENGEGNLLALAVEAAQKGATLGEISYACETVFGRYQAQNNSISGVYKMEIEDNPHFKAALELSATFEKQKGRRPRLMVAKMGQDGHDRGAKVVATSFADLGFDVDMGPLFQTPKEAAKQAIENDVHILGVSSLAAGHKTLVPQVISELEAMGRGDILVIAGGVIPQQDYDFLYQAGVSGIFGPGTVIAQAAIDILKQLLDE from the coding sequence ATGAATAAATTATTTTCAGAATTTGCTGCTGTTAGCAGTCAGCAATGGAAAGACAAATTATGTGCCGACCTAAAAGGTAAAACCTTTGAGAGTCTTATTAGCTCAGAGGGTACGCTTCCTTTTTACCATTCCGACACCCACAAGCACTTTAAACCCCTACCAATTACTGAAAGTTGGGAATCGGTACAATGGATAGATGGCTCAGATCCTAAAAAAGGCAATCAACAAGCTTTGGAAGCCTTGCAAAATGGCATGACGGCTTTGTGCTTTTCCAATCCACAAGAATTAAAAACACTACTTCAAGATGTACTCATACAACATATCCGAGTAGATTTTGAAAATTATTCCAAAGAAAGCATACAAGAGTTTGAGGATTTAGTCCAAGAAAGAGGGCTTAACCCTGAAGACATATTAGGTGCTTTTCACGGACAAGAAAACAAAGGAAATCTTCCGAATTACGTTTACCATACGGTTTTTGTCGATGACATTTACCAAGCCATTGAAGAAGGTCAACTAAGCTCACAATATGTGTTTACCATAGGTAGCGATTACTTCAAAGAAATAGCAAAAATGAGGGCTTTCTTCATAGCCTTTGAAACAATAAATAAGACCATACCCTTTATCTTGGCACAAACTACTTTAGCCAATAAAACGACTGAACAGCCTTACAACAATTTATTGCGAACGACTACCGAAAGTATGTCGGCTATTTTTGGGGGTTGTGATGCTCTTATGATACGCCCATACAACCAATCTTTTGAGGAAGTCACCGACTTTTCGAACCGTTTGGCACGTAACCAACATCATATCCTGAGGGAAGAAAGTTTTTTAGAAAAAGTACAAGACCCTAGTGCAGGAAGCTACTACCTAGAAGCCCTAACCCAAGGCTTTTTACAATCCGAAAGACAAGAAGGCAAGGTTGAAAATATAGAACAACCTTTGTGGCATACGGCAGAGCAAATAGCCGTCAAAAGCAAGTACACTAAAGAAGATATTCAAGACCTTGAGCACATTCATTTTGGGGCTGGTATAGCTCCCAATTTGAGAGGGCCTTATTCGTCTATGTACGTCAGTCGCCCGTGGACTATTCGTCAGTATGCTGGTTTTTCTACGGCACAAGAATCCAATGCCTTTTACAGAAGAAACCTAGCCGCTGGGCAAAAAGGCTTATCGGTAGCTTTTGATTTAGCTACCCATAGGGGTTATGATTCCGACCACCCTAGAGTAGAAGGCGATGTTGGCAAAGCTGGTGTAGCCATAGACTCCATCACCGATATGAACGTCTTATTTGATGGTATTCCTTTAGATAAAATGTCCGTTTCTATGACTATGAATGGTGCGGTATTGCCCATTATGGCCTTTTATATTGTAGCCGCCCAACAGCAAGGTGTAGACCAAAAAGACTTAGCGGGAACTATACAAAACGATATCCTTAAAGAATTTATGGTGCGTAACACTTACATCTATCCGCCCCAACATTCTATGCGTATCATTTCGGATATTTTCAAATACACTTCTGAGCACATGCCCAAATTCAACAGCATCAGTATTTCGGGCTATCACATGCAAGAGGCTGGTGCTACGGCAGATATAGAATTAGCCTACACCTTAGCCGATGGTTTAGAATACATACGCAAGGGTATAGAGGCTGGTATGGACATTGACACCTTCGCTCCTCGCCTGTCTTTCTTTTGGGGCATTGGCATGAATCACTTTATGGAAATTGCCAAAATGCGAGCCGCTCGTATGCTATGGGCAAAAATTGTAAAGCAATTCAATCCTAAAAACCCTAAATCTTTGGCTCTAAGAACCCATTGCCAAACGAGTGGTTGGAGTTTGACCGAGCAAGACCCCTTTAACAATATCAGCCGTACCTGTATTGAGGCCATGTCAGCCGTTATGGGTGGCACACAATCTTTGCATACCAACGCTTTGGACGAAGCCATCGCTTTGCCTACCGATTTTTCAGCTAAAATTGCTAGAGATACACAGATTTACCTACAAAACGATATTGGCTTATGCCAAACAGTAGATCCTTGGGGCGGTTCATACTACGTAGAAAAGCTAACTCACGACATCGCCCAAAGAGCATGGGAACACATACAAGAAATTGAGGAATTGGGTGGTATGGCAAAAGCCATAGAAACGGGCTTACCTAAAATGCGTATTGAAGAAGCCGCCGCTAGAAAACAAGCCCGAATAGACAGTGCAAAAGATACCATTGTTGGGGTTAATGCTTATAAGAACAAATCCGAAGAACAAGACTTGGATATTTTGGAAGTGGACAATACAGCAGTCCGTTTATCTCAGATAAAAAAACTCCAAGAACTCAAAGACCAACGCGATGAAGTCGCTGTACAACAAGCCCTAGATGCCATTAGCCAAGCCTGTGAAAATGGGGAGGGCAACCTATTGGCTTTGGCTGTAGAAGCCGCCCAAAAAGGTGCTACTTTGGGCGAAATTTCGTATGCTTGTGAAACGGTTTTTGGTCGCTATCAGGCACAAAACAATTCGATATCAGGTGTTTATAAGATGGAAATAGAAGACAACCCCCATTTCAAAGCAGCTTTAGAGCTGAGTGCTACTTTTGAAAAGCAAAAAGGAAGACGTCCCCGTTTGATGGTCGCTAAGATGGGACAAGATGGCCACGATAGAGGTGCTAAAGTGGTAGCCACCTCCTTTGCAGATTTGGGCTTTGATGTAGATATGGGTCCTTTGTTCCAAACGCCTAAAGAAGCCGCCAAACAGGCCATAGAAAATGACGTGCATATTTTGGGCGTATCTTCTCTAGCAGCAGGACACAAAACCTTAGTCCCACAAGTCATTAGTGAACTTGAGGCTATGGGGCGTGGCGATATATTAGTTATTGCTGGTGGCGTGATTCCACAACAAGACTACGATTTCTTGTACCAAGCTGGAGTAAGTGGTATTTTTGGACCTGGAACAGTCATTGCCCAAGCGGCTATTGACATATTAAAGCAATTGCTCGATGAATAA
- the meaB gene encoding methylmalonyl Co-A mutase-associated GTPase MeaB codes for MNKLSQEVIAGNRSALARAITLVESTLAEHQQEAQIILQDILPHSGQSLRIGITGVPGVGKSTFIEALGKHLTAQGIKVAVLAIDPSSEKSGGSILGDKTRMHELSVDDLAFIRPSPTAGSLGGVAKKTRESILLCEAAGYEVILIETVGVGQSETAVHSMVDVFVLLMLAGAGDELQGIKRGIMEMADILLINKADGDNLIPAKKAQAQYKTALHLFPPNPNGWTPQVGICSALEKQHIDQAWETIEAYRKWTQERGTLQSQRQEQNRYWFHQMIKARLHDDFYSQHQSQIAQLEQQVIEAKLSPSQALQQLFQ; via the coding sequence ATGAATAAGCTCAGTCAAGAGGTTATAGCAGGGAATCGTTCGGCATTGGCTAGAGCCATTACCCTAGTGGAAAGTACACTTGCCGAGCATCAACAAGAAGCCCAAATCATCCTACAAGACATATTACCCCATAGCGGACAATCTTTGCGTATAGGCATAACGGGAGTTCCTGGAGTAGGCAAAAGCACTTTTATAGAAGCCCTAGGTAAGCACCTTACAGCCCAAGGCATTAAGGTAGCCGTTTTAGCTATTGACCCCTCTAGCGAAAAATCAGGAGGTAGCATATTGGGTGACAAAACCCGTATGCACGAATTGTCGGTTGATGATTTGGCATTTATTCGCCCCTCACCAACGGCAGGTTCTTTGGGTGGCGTAGCTAAAAAAACACGAGAAAGCATACTCCTTTGCGAGGCTGCTGGTTATGAAGTCATACTCATAGAAACGGTAGGCGTAGGACAATCCGAAACAGCCGTTCATTCTATGGTGGACGTCTTTGTATTGCTCATGTTGGCTGGGGCTGGTGACGAGCTACAAGGCATCAAACGAGGCATTATGGAAATGGCAGATATCTTACTCATCAACAAAGCCGATGGGGATAACCTCATTCCAGCTAAAAAAGCCCAAGCCCAATACAAAACAGCCTTACACCTTTTCCCTCCTAACCCCAACGGTTGGACTCCACAGGTGGGGATTTGTTCGGCATTGGAAAAACAACACATTGACCAAGCTTGGGAAACTATCGAGGCTTATCGCAAATGGACCCAAGAACGAGGGACTTTACAAAGCCAACGCCAAGAGCAAAACCGCTATTGGTTTCATCAGATGATAAAAGCCCGTTTGCACGATGACTTTTATAGCCAACACCAAAGCCAAATAGCCCAATTGGAACAGCAAGTTATTGAAGCTAAACTCAGCCCATCACAAGCCTTACAACAACTCTTTCAGTGA
- a CDS encoding DMT family transporter has protein sequence MLGSTLAFALMQICVKYLPHIPAHELILFRSIISIVLSVAMLQKLGIPLLGNNKKVLLMRGIFGTTALLLFFYTLQNIPLASAVTLQYLSPIFTALFAAIFLKEKMQIKQWLYFGISFAGVALIKGFDERISLTFMLIGICSAMFSGMAYTCIRQLKDTEHPVVVVLYFPLVAIPIMSVLSYLNWVTPQGTDWLYLLLMGLFTQIAQILMTKGIQSGVANKMISLKYVGTIYALAIGYLLFGESYGIMSLLGIAMVISGVVLNLWKKRAIKKST, from the coding sequence ATGCTAGGTTCTACCCTAGCTTTTGCCCTCATGCAAATCTGTGTGAAGTACTTGCCTCATATTCCAGCCCACGAACTCATTTTATTCCGTTCCATCATCTCTATCGTATTGAGTGTGGCTATGCTCCAAAAATTAGGCATACCCCTATTGGGCAACAATAAAAAGGTCTTATTGATGCGAGGTATTTTTGGCACTACTGCCCTATTGTTATTTTTCTATACTTTACAAAACATACCCCTAGCCAGTGCAGTGACTTTGCAATACCTCTCGCCCATCTTTACTGCCCTCTTTGCGGCTATCTTTCTCAAGGAAAAAATGCAAATCAAACAATGGCTTTACTTTGGCATTTCCTTTGCTGGAGTAGCCTTGATAAAAGGGTTTGACGAGCGTATTTCCCTAACTTTTATGCTCATAGGTATATGCTCGGCTATGTTTTCAGGTATGGCATACACTTGCATACGCCAACTCAAAGACACGGAACACCCTGTGGTGGTAGTCTTGTACTTCCCTTTGGTGGCCATTCCCATTATGTCGGTACTGTCCTATTTGAATTGGGTGACACCTCAAGGCACAGACTGGCTGTACCTTTTACTGATGGGACTGTTTACTCAAATTGCCCAAATACTGATGACTAAGGGCATACAAAGTGGTGTAGCCAACAAGATGATAAGTCTTAAGTACGTGGGTACCATTTACGCCTTAGCCATTGGCTACCTCCTCTTTGGGGAAAGTTATGGCATCATGAGTCTATTGGGTATTGCTATGGTTATTTCGGGTGTGGTGCTGAATTTGTGGAAGAAAAGGGCGATTAAAAAAAGCACCTAA
- a CDS encoding DUF2461 domain-containing protein, whose amino-acid sequence MQLSTDIFSFFSKLEENNNREWFEPNKAEFKALEKSVKQFGETLKDQLNTHDSVDGFKLFRIYRDVRFSKNKTPYKTHFGLNWHRSKPELRGGYYLHLSPNDIFLACGFWDPSPADLQRIRQELAVDGDEYRQLINKANFKTIWGELHGDAVKTAPKGFAKDHPHIDLLRFKQHLFSVRYSQSQATAPDFLQRLNTDLKAVRPFLDYMSSVLTSNSNGESLL is encoded by the coding sequence ATGCAATTATCTACTGACATTTTTTCATTTTTTAGCAAATTAGAAGAAAACAATAACCGCGAGTGGTTTGAGCCAAACAAAGCCGAATTTAAAGCTTTGGAGAAATCTGTCAAGCAGTTTGGCGAGACTCTAAAAGACCAACTCAATACCCACGATAGCGTAGACGGTTTTAAGCTTTTTCGCATCTACCGCGATGTGCGCTTTTCCAAAAATAAAACACCCTACAAAACCCATTTTGGACTTAACTGGCACCGAAGCAAACCCGAGTTAAGAGGAGGCTACTACCTACACCTCAGCCCCAATGATATTTTCTTAGCCTGTGGCTTTTGGGATCCTAGCCCAGCAGATCTCCAACGCATCCGCCAAGAATTAGCCGTAGATGGCGATGAGTACCGCCAACTGATAAACAAAGCCAACTTTAAAACCATTTGGGGTGAGCTTCACGGCGATGCCGTAAAAACCGCTCCCAAAGGCTTTGCTAAAGACCACCCACACATAGACCTATTGCGTTTTAAGCAACACCTCTTTAGTGTACGCTACAGCCAAAGTCAAGCTACTGCACCCGACTTTTTGCAGCGTCTAAACACCGACCTAAAGGCTGTACGCCCATTTTTAGATTATATGAGTAGTGTGCTAACCAGCAATAGCAATGGGGAGTCTTTGCTCTAA